A region of the bacterium genome:
GAAACAGCAGCGCGACTCCGGAAACGCCGCCGAAAATCGCCAGCTTCTCGAGAAGGCTCTGCGTGCTCTGCCAGGCTTCGCCAAGCGCGAAACCAGCCAGACCCACCGCCCAGATCACCAGCAGCAGCCACCCCACTCCGAAGGCGAGACCACTGGCCGCGTCTTTCGGCTTTTCGCTCCATTGATCGTCGGAAGGTACCTTGAACTCGCTGGTCATGGCTGCTCTCCTCATGGTCGCCAGTTCCTCCACCAATGTGCGGCAAGCGCCGCAGTCTTCCAGGTGCACTCGAACCCGCTGCTCGTCCTCCTGGGTCAGAACCTGATCCAGGTATCCGGTCAGCATCGACTCATCGAACGGCCGCCGGCACTGTGGAGAAGCTGCGCGTGTTTCCCTTGATTCAGGCACTCGCGGTTCCTCCCTTTTCGAGGTAGGCGGCCCGCAACTTCTTGCGGGCCGCGTGCAAGCGCGACATCACCGTGCCCAGGGGAATCCCCAGAACCGCCGCGAGGTCTTCGTACGACAGGTCCTGGTAGTCGCGCAACACCAGAATCTCCCGATGTTTCTCGGGCAGCGTCGAGAGCGCCAGCCAAAGGCGCTCTCGGATCTCATTGGTCACCGCGTTGCGCTCGGGCCCATCCGCGCGATCGACGACCTGATGTCCGGCCTCGGGGCCCACCTCGACTGCGAGAGGCTCGCTCCTGCGCACCTTCCGCCTGCGCCATAGATCGCGGACCTGGTTGCGCACAACCGTGTACAACCAGGGGCGAACGCTCCGAGAGCGGTCGAGCCGCCCGAGGTTGCCGAACAGCCTCAGCATGGCCTCTTGAGAGACATCGAAAGCGTCCTCACGATTGCCGGTCAGTTGAAGCGCCAGAACATACGCCGCCTTGCGATGCCGCCGGGCGAGCTCCGCCCGCGCGCGGTCGTCACCCTGTTGAGCACGGCCTACCAGATCACGCTCGCCTGTTGACATGAGAGGTACCGAGGTCAATGCCGTCGCGCTGTTCACGCCTAGGATACGTCCGAGGGCCTCTTTCTATTCATGGCCAGGTCTAGCCGGACCGAGAGCGTCTTGACGACGACCGAGTCTATCCCCCGAACGCCAAGACCTTCGAGTGCCTCCTGGCCCATGTCAGCGTCTGTCCGATCCAAAGGGCCGTTCTTGAGCAGGGTGGCGGCGCTCGAGGACTGGGACTTGGACGATTTTCAGGTCGATCAGCTCCAGGCCTACGGAGCGAACTTCCTGACGGTCGACGATGCCACGCGGTTCCTCTTCCTCGATGCCTGGTACGGCAGCTTCGACGCCAACGTCGCTCAAGCCTTCGTCAAGCTGGTCTTCTAGGCTCCTCTCGGCTCCTCATCTGGGCGGCGTTCTCTGAAAGGAGGGCGCCGCCCCCTCCTGCTCGCAGCGCCGGCTCGTCCGGCACCGCTCTCGAGCAGTGGGTGCAAAGCGCACCCCCGCTCGTGCATTGCGAGCCACTCCCGGGGCGATGCAACTCTGCATGAGAAAAGGAAAAATCTAGTTGCCGAAAGCCGCCAAGTCTGGTCTACTGAGGCATCAAGCACGACAACCAGACGAAGAAGCGGCGCCGGTGGTTTCGAGAGGAATCGAGCTGGAGTCTCGGCCTTGAACTCGAGCGCCCCTCGCGCCTTCCTTTCACGCCGTTTCGAGCTACCCCTTCGGGTGGGCTCCTTCCCCCCCGCCGGCTCTGTGAGTCGCTTCACAGCGTTATGAGGCGAAGACTCCTAGTCTTTAAGTCACCGAGAAATTGGCAAGATCTTTCACGACCGGAACGTACGAAGAACGTCAGAAAAGGAGTGCCGTATGACAGCTAGACGAAGACTGGCAATGGGTGCGGGGTTGGTATTGCTGCTCTCTCTCGGAGCCGGCACCGCGTTCGGCGCGCCAGAAACCGAACCCGAGATGGCCGCGAGCTACGTGGGTGGTGACATGTGCGTCGAATGCCACGACACCTACGAGGACGACCTCGCTCAAACACAGCACGGTAAGGCGGGTTTCGCCAAGCTCTCGGAGCACGGCTGCGAGTCGTGTCATGGCCCGGGGAGCCTCCACGTCGAGGACCCCGAGGCTTACCAACCCAGAGTCTCGGATCTGAGCAAAGCCAAGCAGTCGGCCATGTGCCAGACCTGCCACGATGGCGGCA
Encoded here:
- a CDS encoding sigma-70 family RNA polymerase sigma factor, which translates into the protein MSTGERDLVGRAQQGDDRARAELARRHRKAAYVLALQLTGNREDAFDVSQEAMLRLFGNLGRLDRSRSVRPWLYTVVRNQVRDLWRRRKVRRSEPLAVEVGPEAGHQVVDRADGPERNAVTNEIRERLWLALSTLPEKHREILVLRDYQDLSYEDLAAVLGIPLGTVMSRLHAARKKLRAAYLEKGGTASA